The following are encoded together in the Coffea arabica cultivar ET-39 chromosome 1c, Coffea Arabica ET-39 HiFi, whole genome shotgun sequence genome:
- the LOC140004228 gene encoding lysine-specific demethylase JMJ31-like isoform X9 produces MSLSSSSAASLPRMRMFDKIPSAEEFISEIEPLNVPAVFSGCIKNWKAFSQWNPSNGGLDYLQEKAGSSTVEAMLSQQAPVFYGDIRSHERVSLPFSTFIGYCKDNLCDRCDGEDSFLESKKHTLTESHTGQFEFPEQIYLAQVPILNIECTEKVQLECLREDVEMPPFLESKTISSINLWMNSAQSRSSTHYDPHHNLLCIVSGCKQAVVLWPPSACPFLYPRPIYGEASNHRYHQVDSETLTIAVNFWWRSDMMSGLSDHMDSYYLRRILRRLIDKEMNQLLHLPSLVDDKIDGNQSDQPNTRVPGGVQLRQMSVLHETDQLAVSALQKLVSLVHERVNPNQPVNSTPANNLAVEGKDESNEIMKPDLFNLKDDPVALLLWTLQPLALRCVLLAMAHNFPRTLEALILLVLSPVGAEVLTRKFEEMDQLIGEEDRSQFFQIFYGVFDNQIAAMDALLNGKESFARQICVTKVRDYGEVSFTAVLSSRLKRKGMKKWSGFIFDSGWKKK; encoded by the exons ATGTCTTTGTCGTCATCGTCGGCGGCATCCTTGCCGCGAATGCGGATGTTTGACAAAATTCCGTCGGCTGAAGAGTTCATTTCAGAGATTGAGCCTCTCAACGTTCCCGCG GTATTCAGCGGCTGTATAAAAAATTGGAAGGCTTTTTCTCAATGGAACCCCTCAAATGGCGGTCTCGACTATTTGCAG GAAAAGGCAGGGTCATCGACAGTGGAGGCCATGCTTTCCCAACAAGCGCCAGTATTTTACGGAGACATTAGAAGCCATGAAAGG GTTTCATTGCCTTTCTCTACGTTTATTGGATATTGCAAGGACAATTTATGTGATAGATGTGATGGTGAAGATAgttttcttgaatcaaagaagcATACTCTCACAGAATCTCATACTGGCCAATTTGAATTTCCTGAGCAGATTTATCTTGCACAG GTGCCAATTCTGAATATTGAGTGCACAGAGAAGGTTCAGTTGGAATGCTTGAGGGAGGACGTTGAAATG CCTCCATTTTTGGAGAGTAAAACCATATCATCTATCAATTTGTGGATGAATAGTGCTCAAAGTAGATCAAGCACTCACTACGATCCACACCATAACCTTCTATGTATAGTCTCTGGATGTAAGCAAG CAGTTGTGTTATGGCCACCTTCTGCATGTCCCTTTCTGTATCCACGCCCCATATATGGGGAGGCTTCAAATCACAG GTACCACCAAGTGGACAGTGAAACTTTGACCATTGCTGTTAACTTCTGGTGGCGCTCAGACATGATGTCTGGTTTGTCAGACCACATGGATTCCTATTATTTGCGTAGAATACTGAGAAG ATTGATTGACAAAGAGATG AACCAATTGCTGCATTTGCCTTCTCTTGTGGACGACAAAATAGATGGTAATCAAAGCGACCAACCAAACACCAGGGTTCCAG GAGGGGTACAGCTAAGGCAAATGAGCGTGTTGCATGAAACGGATCAACTTGCAGTCTCTGCTCTTCAGAAACTTGTTTCTTTGGTTCATGAACGTGTCAATCCAAACCAACCAGTGAATAGCACCCCAGCAAATAATTTGGCTGTTGAAGGGAAAGATGAAAGTAATGAAATAATGAAACCGGACTTATTCAACTTGAAAGATGACCCAGTTGCATTGCTGTTGTGGACTCTCCAACCGCTTGCCCTTCGATGTGTATTGCTTGCAATGGCA CACAATTTCCCAAGAACTCTTGAGGCCTTGATATTGCTTGTGCTCTCACCCGTTGGGGCAGAGGTCCTTACTCGAAAGTTTGAGGAGATGGATCAGCTGATTGGTGAAGAAGATCG AAGCcagtttttccagattttctatGGTGTTTTCGACAACCAGATTGCTGCAATGGATGCACTTTTGAATGGAAAAGAGTCATTTGCACGTCAG ATATGTGTGACTAAG GTTAGGGATTATGGGGAAGTGTCATTTACAGCGGTTTTGAGCTCAAGGCTAAAGAGAAAAGGCATGAAAAAGTGGTCTGGATTCATTTTTGATTCTGGATGGAAGAAGAAGTAG